The Mycteria americana isolate JAX WOST 10 ecotype Jacksonville Zoo and Gardens chromosome 25, USCA_MyAme_1.0, whole genome shotgun sequence genome includes a window with the following:
- the ANP32E gene encoding acidic leucine-rich nuclear phosphoprotein 32 family member E isoform X3 yields the protein MEMKKRINLELRNRAPEKVTELVLDNCRSSNGEIEGLNDSFKELEFLSMANVELTSLAKLPTLSKLRKLELSDNIISGGLEVLAERCPNLTYLNLSGNKIKDLGTVEALQNLKNLKSLDLFNCEITNLEDYRDSIFELLQQITYLDGFDQEDNEAPDSEDDDDEGDEDDDDEDEDEAGPPGEYEEEDDEDDGGSDLGEGEEEEEVGLSYLMKEEIQDEDDDDDYVEEGGDEEEEAEGIRGEKRKRDPEDEGEEEDD from the exons ATGGAGATGAAGAAGCGCATCAACCTGGAGTTGAGGAACCGGGCCCCCGAGaag GTGACAGAGTTGGTGCTCGATAACTGCCGATCCAGCAACGGCGAAATCGAAGGCCTGAATGATTCATTTAAAGAACTTGAGTTTCTTAGCATGGCCAATGTAGAGCTGACATCGCTGGCCAAACTTCCCACGTTGAGTAAGCTCCGAAAG CTGGAGTTGAGCGACAACATAATTTCAGGAGGCCTGGAGGTCCTTGCAGAAAGATGTCCAAATCTCACATATCTAAATCTAAGTGGCAACAAAATCAAAGATCTTGGCACTGTGGAAGCTCTT caaaatCTCAAAAACTTGAAGAGCCTTGACCTGTTCAACTGTGAGATTACAAACCTCGAGGATTACAGAGACAGCATTTTTGAGCTGCTTCAGCAAATCACATACCTAGATGGATTTGATCAGGAAGATAATGAAGCACCGGACtcagaagatgatgatgatgagg GAGATGAAGATGACgatgatgaagatgaggatgaagcTGGTCCTCCAGGAGAatatgaagaggaagatgatgaagatgatggaGGTTCAGATTTGGGGGaaggtgaagaggaggaggaagttgGTCTTTCATACCTGATGAAAGAAGAGATTCAG GATGAAGATGACGATGATGACTATGTTGAAGAAGGAggtgatgaggaggaagaag CAGAGGGCATTcgaggggagaagaggaaacgAGACCCTGAAGATGAAGGCGAGGAAGAGGATGATTAA
- the ANP32E gene encoding acidic leucine-rich nuclear phosphoprotein 32 family member E isoform X2, with amino-acid sequence MEMKKRINLELRNRAPEKVTELVLDNCRSSNGEIEGLNDSFKELEFLSMANVELTSLAKLPTLSKLRKLELSDNIISGGLEVLAERCPNLTYLNLSGNKIKDLGTVEALQNLKNLKSLDLFNCEITNLEDYRDSIFELLQQITYLDGFDQEDNEAPDSEDDDDEEGDEDDDDEDEDEAGPPGEYEEEDDEDDGGSDLGEGEEEEEVGLSYLMKEEIQDEDDDDDYVEEGGDEEEEEGIRGEKRKRDPEDEGEEEDD; translated from the exons ATGGAGATGAAGAAGCGCATCAACCTGGAGTTGAGGAACCGGGCCCCCGAGaag GTGACAGAGTTGGTGCTCGATAACTGCCGATCCAGCAACGGCGAAATCGAAGGCCTGAATGATTCATTTAAAGAACTTGAGTTTCTTAGCATGGCCAATGTAGAGCTGACATCGCTGGCCAAACTTCCCACGTTGAGTAAGCTCCGAAAG CTGGAGTTGAGCGACAACATAATTTCAGGAGGCCTGGAGGTCCTTGCAGAAAGATGTCCAAATCTCACATATCTAAATCTAAGTGGCAACAAAATCAAAGATCTTGGCACTGTGGAAGCTCTT caaaatCTCAAAAACTTGAAGAGCCTTGACCTGTTCAACTGTGAGATTACAAACCTCGAGGATTACAGAGACAGCATTTTTGAGCTGCTTCAGCAAATCACATACCTAGATGGATTTGATCAGGAAGATAATGAAGCACCGGACtcagaagatgatgatgatgagg AAGGAGATGAAGATGACgatgatgaagatgaggatgaagcTGGTCCTCCAGGAGAatatgaagaggaagatgatgaagatgatggaGGTTCAGATTTGGGGGaaggtgaagaggaggaggaagttgGTCTTTCATACCTGATGAAAGAAGAGATTCAG GATGAAGATGACGATGATGACTATGTTGAAGAAGGAggtgatgaggaggaagaag AGGGCATTcgaggggagaagaggaaacgAGACCCTGAAGATGAAGGCGAGGAAGAGGATGATTAA
- the ANP32E gene encoding acidic leucine-rich nuclear phosphoprotein 32 family member E isoform X1 produces the protein MEMKKRINLELRNRAPEKVTELVLDNCRSSNGEIEGLNDSFKELEFLSMANVELTSLAKLPTLSKLRKLELSDNIISGGLEVLAERCPNLTYLNLSGNKIKDLGTVEALQNLKNLKSLDLFNCEITNLEDYRDSIFELLQQITYLDGFDQEDNEAPDSEDDDDEEGDEDDDDEDEDEAGPPGEYEEEDDEDDGGSDLGEGEEEEEVGLSYLMKEEIQDEDDDDDYVEEGGDEEEEAEGIRGEKRKRDPEDEGEEEDD, from the exons ATGGAGATGAAGAAGCGCATCAACCTGGAGTTGAGGAACCGGGCCCCCGAGaag GTGACAGAGTTGGTGCTCGATAACTGCCGATCCAGCAACGGCGAAATCGAAGGCCTGAATGATTCATTTAAAGAACTTGAGTTTCTTAGCATGGCCAATGTAGAGCTGACATCGCTGGCCAAACTTCCCACGTTGAGTAAGCTCCGAAAG CTGGAGTTGAGCGACAACATAATTTCAGGAGGCCTGGAGGTCCTTGCAGAAAGATGTCCAAATCTCACATATCTAAATCTAAGTGGCAACAAAATCAAAGATCTTGGCACTGTGGAAGCTCTT caaaatCTCAAAAACTTGAAGAGCCTTGACCTGTTCAACTGTGAGATTACAAACCTCGAGGATTACAGAGACAGCATTTTTGAGCTGCTTCAGCAAATCACATACCTAGATGGATTTGATCAGGAAGATAATGAAGCACCGGACtcagaagatgatgatgatgagg AAGGAGATGAAGATGACgatgatgaagatgaggatgaagcTGGTCCTCCAGGAGAatatgaagaggaagatgatgaagatgatggaGGTTCAGATTTGGGGGaaggtgaagaggaggaggaagttgGTCTTTCATACCTGATGAAAGAAGAGATTCAG GATGAAGATGACGATGATGACTATGTTGAAGAAGGAggtgatgaggaggaagaag CAGAGGGCATTcgaggggagaagaggaaacgAGACCCTGAAGATGAAGGCGAGGAAGAGGATGATTAA